In Gammaproteobacteria bacterium, one DNA window encodes the following:
- a CDS encoding FecR domain-containing protein — MQEPKPPVIEPYTFVFKWKRFLVHCAIMGFCIFLGLMTWYFGKPPSVRFYETKSEEPLTAPLTSGIDMALDTRSSVAVKESEPLQVELFKGNVYFDIQKHATQQLEVKVGNTIIKDFGTRFSVELHKDGTAHIAVADGHVKLHVATGVYQISSLEQADFDDIKVSKHRLVTEREVAPWRSDQ; from the coding sequence ATGCAGGAACCTAAACCCCCGGTTATTGAACCATATACCTTTGTTTTCAAATGGAAGCGCTTTCTCGTACATTGTGCGATCATGGGTTTCTGTATATTCCTGGGTCTGATGACCTGGTATTTCGGTAAACCGCCCAGCGTCCGTTTTTATGAAACCAAATCGGAAGAACCGCTTACCGCTCCATTAACATCCGGTATCGATATGGCTCTGGATACGCGCAGCTCCGTTGCCGTCAAAGAGAGTGAGCCGCTGCAAGTGGAATTGTTTAAAGGCAATGTTTACTTTGACATCCAGAAACATGCCACTCAGCAACTGGAAGTGAAAGTCGGCAACACCATCATCAAGGATTTCGGCACCCGTTTCAGTGTTGAATTACATAAGGACGGCACCGCTCATATCGCAGTGGCGGACGGACATGTCAAACTTCACGTCGCAACCGGGGTATATCAGATCAGCTCACTGGAACAAGCGGATTTTGACGACATCAAAGTCAGCAAACATCGCCTCGTAACCGAGCGGGAAGTCGCACCTTGGCGCTCCGACCAATAA